One part of the Arabidopsis thaliana chromosome 1 sequence genome encodes these proteins:
- a CDS encoding RING/U-box superfamily protein (RING/U-box superfamily protein; FUNCTIONS IN: zinc ion binding; EXPRESSED IN: 21 plant structures; EXPRESSED DURING: 10 growth stages; CONTAINS InterPro DOMAIN/s: Zinc finger, RING-type (InterPro:IPR001841), Zinc finger, C3HC4 RING-type (InterPro:IPR018957); Has 1139 Blast hits to 1128 proteins in 149 species: Archae - 0; Bacteria - 0; Metazoa - 795; Fungi - 82; Plants - 91; Viruses - 39; Other Eukaryotes - 132 (source: NCBI BLink).) translates to MGQTGSVLFPCVPLDTRFSDIEIRCNDMVICSEIKPSSLEKHEWCRITKNLGQSSATIHNKSSDAILVDKAVVPKDGAVDIISGSEIVPGPEEQGYLQYRFTIMPAPESRTQLLQISIDPEHAKCSICLNIWHDVVTAAPCLHNFCNGCFSEWMRRSEEKHKHVLCPQCRTTVQYVGKNHFLKNIQEEILKVDAALRRPAEDIAVLDSSASIQSNLIIGSKRKRRLNMPAPTHEERDSLRLQCPQCVANIGGYRCEHHGAHLQCHLCQGMMPFRANLQVPLHCKGCDRPFCGAYWSSENVTQGVSGPVCVRETFRPISERTITRIPFITHEMNRHEQDITQRCIAHMEKTVPDVVAEWLRLFNNREIDRSRMPLNHAETITASTHVCNDCYDKLVGFLLYWFRITLPRNHLPADVAAREDCWYGYACRTQHHNEDHARKRNHVCRPTRGNHHF, encoded by the exons atgGGCCAAACTGGGTCAGTCTTGTTTCCTTGTG TTCCTCTGGACACCAGATTCTCTGACATTGAGATTAGGTGCAATGATATGGTAATATGCTCTGAGATTAAACCGTCTTCCCTGGAAAAACATGAATGGTGCAGAATAACTAAGAATTTGGGTCAAAGTTCTGCCACTATACATAATAAGAG TTCGGATGCTATACTTGTTGACAAGGCTGTTGTCCCGAAAGATGGTGCTGTTGATATCATTAGTGGATCTGAAATTGTTCCTGGCCCTGAAGAACAAG GGTACTTGCAGTACAGATTTACAATAATGCCTGCTCCAGAATCCAGAACCCAGCTATTACAG ATTTCCATAGATCCTGAACATGCAAAATGCAGTATCTGCTTAAACATATGGCATGATGTTGTCACAGCTGCACCTTGCCTTCATAATTTCTG TAATGGCTGTTTTTCAGAATGGATGCGGAGATCGGaggaaaaacataaacatgtGTTATGTCCACAGTGCAGAACAACAGTACAATATGTGggaaaaaatcattttctgaagaACATACAAGAG GAAATATTAAAAGTGGATGCTGCACTGAGGCGACCAGCTGAAGATATTGCAGTGTTGGACTCATCTGCATCGATACAATCAAATCTT ATCATTGGGAGCAAGAGAAAACGTCGATTGAATATGCCTGCGCCCACAcatgaagaaagagatagcTTGCGTTTGCAATGCCCACAATGTG TTGCTAATATTGGTGGTTATCGGTGTGAACATCATGGTGCACATCTGCAATGCCACCTGTGTCAAGGAATGATGCCCTTTAGAGCCAATCTCCAAGTGCCGTTACACT GCAAGGGATGCGATAGGCCGTTTTGCGGTGCTTACTGGAGTTCCGAGAATGTTACACAAGGTGTATCTGGTCCAGTCTGCGTTCGCGAAACTTTTAGACCT ATCTCGGAACGCACAATTACAAGGATTCCATTCATAACCCATGAAATGAATCGCCATGAACAAGAT ATAACGCAAAGATGCATTGCCCATATGGAGAAAACTGTGCCGGATGTTGTAGCAGAGTGGCTCAGGCTTTTCAACAATAGAGAAATAG ACCGCTCGAGAATGCCTCTGAATCATGCTGAGACGATAACTGCATCAACACATGTTTGCAA TGATTGTTATGATAAGCTGGTGGGATTCCTTTTATACTGGTTCCGGATAACACTGCCGAGAAATCATTTGCCAGCGGATGTAGCGGCTAGGGAAGATTGTTGGTATGGATACGCATGTAGGACACAACACCACAACGAAGATCATGCTCGTAAACGTAACCATGTATGTCGCCCTACCAGAGGGAACCATCACTTTTAG
- a CDS encoding Biotin/lipoate A/B protein ligase family (Biotin/lipoate A/B protein ligase family; FUNCTIONS IN: octanoyltransferase activity, catalytic activity; INVOLVED IN: protein modification process, lipoate biosynthetic process; LOCATED IN: cytoplasm; CONTAINS InterPro DOMAIN/s: Octanoyltransferase, conserved site (InterPro:IPR020605), Octanoyltransferase (InterPro:IPR000544), Biotin/lipoate A/B protein ligase (InterPro:IPR004143); BEST Arabidopsis thaliana protein match is: Biotin/lipoate A/B protein ligase family (TAIR:AT4G31050.1).) yields MVFSVATSSVTNPKLHHHHHLSDFNRNRVSTSLKIMNSKNHTNPRKCECFDLYDQLIPYKKAWSWQKSILNEKKALIDKNQECSDSLIILQHPSVYTMGTGSSENYLNFDIKNAPFDVYRTERGGEVTYHGPGQLVMYPIINLRNHKMDLHWYLRKLEEVVIRVLSSAFAINASRLDGFTGVWVGNKKMAAIGIRVSKWMTYHGLALNVTTDLTPFNSIVPCGIRNRGVGSVKGLIEDGEHYNKLEDLQLLDIAHESLLKEFSEVFQLQMEKQTVFKLEC; encoded by the exons ATGGTTTTTTCCGTTGCAACAAGCTCTGTTACGAACCCAAAGctccatcatcaccaccatctTAGTGACTTcaacagaaacagagtatcTACATCTCTCAAGATAATGAACTCGAAGAATCACACAAACCCAAGAAA GTGTGAGTGTTTTGATCTCTACGATCAATTAATTCCATACAAGAAAGCTTGGTCATGGCAAAAAAGCATTCTCAATGAGAAAAAAGCTTTGATTGATAAAAACCAAGAGTGTTCAGATTCATTAATTATACTACAACATCCTTCTGTTTACACAATGGGAACTGGAAGCTCAGAGAATTATCTCAATTTCGACATAAAGAATGCTCCTTTCGATGTTTATAGAACAGAACGTGGTGGTGAAGTTACTTATCATGGTCCTGGTCAG CTAGTTATGTATCCTATAATCAATCTACGGAATCACAAAATGGATCTTCATTGGTACTTAAGGAAGCTTGAGGAAGTAGTTATTCGTGTTCTTTCTTCGGCTTTCGCCATCAATGCTTCTCGTCTCGACGGTTTTACTGGAGTTTGGGTTG gcaacaaaaaaatggCGGCGATAGGTATTCGTGTGTCGAAATGGATGACATATCATGGTCTAGCTCTTAATGTTACAACAGATTTAACACCCTTTAACTCCATAGTTCCATGTGGGATAAGGAACCGTGGGGTTGGAAGCGTAAAGGGTTTGATTGAGGATGGAGAACATTATAATAAGCTTGAAGATTTGCAGTTGTTAGATATAGCTCATGAGTCGTTACTAAAGGAATTCTCTGAAGTTTTTCAGCTTCAGATGGAAAAGCAAACAGTATTCAAATTGGAATGCTGA
- a CDS encoding RING/U-box superfamily protein, with translation MTTTAETGQSSGSKPSDDDAWAKLVPLDTRFSDIEIRCNDMVICSEIKPSSLEKHEWCRITKNLGQSSATIHNKSSDAILVDKAVVPKDGAVDIISGSEIVPGPEEQGYLQYRFTIMPAPESRTQLLQISIDPEHAKCSICLNIWHDVVTAAPCLHNFCNGCFSEWMRRSEEKHKHVLCPQCRTTVQYVGKNHFLKNIQEEILKVDAALRRPAEDIAVLDSSASIQSNLIIGSKRKRRLNMPAPTHEERDSLRLQCPQCVANIGGYRCEHHGAHLQCHLCQGMMPFRANLQVPLHCKGCDRPFCGAYWSSENVTQGVSGPVCVRETFRPISERTITRIPFITHEMNRHEQDITQRCIAHMEKTVPDVVAEWLRLFNNREIDRSRMPLNHAETITASTHVCK, from the exons ATGACGACGACGGCGGAAACTGGGCAATCCTCTGGTTCGAAACCctctgatgatgatgcatgGGCCAAACTGG TTCCTCTGGACACCAGATTCTCTGACATTGAGATTAGGTGCAATGATATGGTAATATGCTCTGAGATTAAACCGTCTTCCCTGGAAAAACATGAATGGTGCAGAATAACTAAGAATTTGGGTCAAAGTTCTGCCACTATACATAATAAGAG TTCGGATGCTATACTTGTTGACAAGGCTGTTGTCCCGAAAGATGGTGCTGTTGATATCATTAGTGGATCTGAAATTGTTCCTGGCCCTGAAGAACAAG GGTACTTGCAGTACAGATTTACAATAATGCCTGCTCCAGAATCCAGAACCCAGCTATTACAG ATTTCCATAGATCCTGAACATGCAAAATGCAGTATCTGCTTAAACATATGGCATGATGTTGTCACAGCTGCACCTTGCCTTCATAATTTCTG TAATGGCTGTTTTTCAGAATGGATGCGGAGATCGGaggaaaaacataaacatgtGTTATGTCCACAGTGCAGAACAACAGTACAATATGTGggaaaaaatcattttctgaagaACATACAAGAG GAAATATTAAAAGTGGATGCTGCACTGAGGCGACCAGCTGAAGATATTGCAGTGTTGGACTCATCTGCATCGATACAATCAAATCTT ATCATTGGGAGCAAGAGAAAACGTCGATTGAATATGCCTGCGCCCACAcatgaagaaagagatagcTTGCGTTTGCAATGCCCACAATGTG TTGCTAATATTGGTGGTTATCGGTGTGAACATCATGGTGCACATCTGCAATGCCACCTGTGTCAAGGAATGATGCCCTTTAGAGCCAATCTCCAAGTGCCGTTACACT GCAAGGGATGCGATAGGCCGTTTTGCGGTGCTTACTGGAGTTCCGAGAATGTTACACAAGGTGTATCTGGTCCAGTCTGCGTTCGCGAAACTTTTAGACCT ATCTCGGAACGCACAATTACAAGGATTCCATTCATAACCCATGAAATGAATCGCCATGAACAAGAT ATAACGCAAAGATGCATTGCCCATATGGAGAAAACTGTGCCGGATGTTGTAGCAGAGTGGCTCAGGCTTTTCAACAATAGAGAAATAG ACCGCTCGAGAATGCCTCTGAATCATGCTGAGACGATAACTGCATCAACACATGTTTGCAAGTAA
- a CDS encoding RING/U-box superfamily protein (RING/U-box superfamily protein; FUNCTIONS IN: zinc ion binding; EXPRESSED IN: 21 plant structures; EXPRESSED DURING: 10 growth stages; CONTAINS InterPro DOMAIN/s: Zinc finger, RING-type (InterPro:IPR001841), Zinc finger, C3HC4 RING-type (InterPro:IPR018957); Has 1137 Blast hits to 1126 proteins in 149 species: Archae - 0; Bacteria - 0; Metazoa - 797; Fungi - 83; Plants - 92; Viruses - 39; Other Eukaryotes - 126 (source: NCBI BLink).), protein MTTTAETGQSSGSKPSDDDAWAKLVPLDTRFSDIEIRCNDMVICSEIKPSSLEKHEWCRITKNLGQSSATIHNKSSDAILVDKAVVPKDGAVDIISGSEIVPGPEEQGYLQYRFTIMPAPESRTQLLQISIDPEHAKCSICLNIWHDVVTAAPCLHNFCNGCFSEWMRRSEEKHKHVLCPQCRTTVQYVGKNHFLKNIQEEILKVDAALRRPAEDIAVLDSSASIQSNLIIGSKRKRRLNMPAPTHEERDSLRLQCPQCVANIGGYRCEHHGAHLQCHLCQGMMPFRANLQVPLHCKGCDRPFCGAYWSSENVTQGVSGPVCVRETFRPISERTITRIPFITHEMNRHEQDITQRCIAHMEKTVPDVVAEWLRLFNNREIDRSRMPLNHAETITASTHVCNDCYDKLVGFLLYWFRITLPRNHLPADVAAREDCWYGYACRTQHHNEDHARKRNHVCRPTRGNHHF, encoded by the exons ATGACGACGACGGCGGAAACTGGGCAATCCTCTGGTTCGAAACCctctgatgatgatgcatgGGCCAAACTGG TTCCTCTGGACACCAGATTCTCTGACATTGAGATTAGGTGCAATGATATGGTAATATGCTCTGAGATTAAACCGTCTTCCCTGGAAAAACATGAATGGTGCAGAATAACTAAGAATTTGGGTCAAAGTTCTGCCACTATACATAATAAGAG TTCGGATGCTATACTTGTTGACAAGGCTGTTGTCCCGAAAGATGGTGCTGTTGATATCATTAGTGGATCTGAAATTGTTCCTGGCCCTGAAGAACAAG GGTACTTGCAGTACAGATTTACAATAATGCCTGCTCCAGAATCCAGAACCCAGCTATTACAG ATTTCCATAGATCCTGAACATGCAAAATGCAGTATCTGCTTAAACATATGGCATGATGTTGTCACAGCTGCACCTTGCCTTCATAATTTCTG TAATGGCTGTTTTTCAGAATGGATGCGGAGATCGGaggaaaaacataaacatgtGTTATGTCCACAGTGCAGAACAACAGTACAATATGTGggaaaaaatcattttctgaagaACATACAAGAG GAAATATTAAAAGTGGATGCTGCACTGAGGCGACCAGCTGAAGATATTGCAGTGTTGGACTCATCTGCATCGATACAATCAAATCTT ATCATTGGGAGCAAGAGAAAACGTCGATTGAATATGCCTGCGCCCACAcatgaagaaagagatagcTTGCGTTTGCAATGCCCACAATGTG TTGCTAATATTGGTGGTTATCGGTGTGAACATCATGGTGCACATCTGCAATGCCACCTGTGTCAAGGAATGATGCCCTTTAGAGCCAATCTCCAAGTGCCGTTACACT GCAAGGGATGCGATAGGCCGTTTTGCGGTGCTTACTGGAGTTCCGAGAATGTTACACAAGGTGTATCTGGTCCAGTCTGCGTTCGCGAAACTTTTAGACCT ATCTCGGAACGCACAATTACAAGGATTCCATTCATAACCCATGAAATGAATCGCCATGAACAAGAT ATAACGCAAAGATGCATTGCCCATATGGAGAAAACTGTGCCGGATGTTGTAGCAGAGTGGCTCAGGCTTTTCAACAATAGAGAAATAG ACCGCTCGAGAATGCCTCTGAATCATGCTGAGACGATAACTGCATCAACACATGTTTGCAA TGATTGTTATGATAAGCTGGTGGGATTCCTTTTATACTGGTTCCGGATAACACTGCCGAGAAATCATTTGCCAGCGGATGTAGCGGCTAGGGAAGATTGTTGGTATGGATACGCATGTAGGACACAACACCACAACGAAGATCATGCTCGTAAACGTAACCATGTATGTCGCCCTACCAGAGGGAACCATCACTTTTAG
- the DYW1 gene encoding Pentatricopeptide repeat (PPR) superfamily protein (Pentatricopeptide repeat (PPR) superfamily protein; BEST Arabidopsis thaliana protein match is: Tetratricopeptide repeat (TPR)-like superfamily protein (TAIR:AT2G15690.1); Has 7703 Blast hits to 7698 proteins in 1705 species: Archae - 17; Bacteria - 3148; Metazoa - 102; Fungi - 130; Plants - 2368; Viruses - 0; Other Eukaryotes - 1938 (source: NCBI BLink).) has protein sequence MALEAAFSMSFCSFSVPKAIFCERETSSFQRITSRAKGIAGESQVQSSDGVETQVKETSPKVFDKLPERNLDTWSGGRETARGLSGSVVRNTVRKDTTLRHISPSSHSTKVRGDKPEISGGEKKAIVDRSKAYVKLKSLGKEVRDAGYVPETKYVLHDIDEEAKEKALMHHSERLAIAFGIINTPPGTTIRVMKNLRICGDCHNFIKILSSIEDREIIVRDNKRFHHFRDGNCSCGDYW, from the coding sequence ATGGCTCTGGAAGCTGCTTTCTCCATGAGTTTTTGCTCCTTCTCTGTCCCTAAAGCAATCTTCTGTGAGAGAGAAACTTCATCTTTTCAACGAATCACCTCGAGAGCAAAGGGAATTGCGGGTGAGAGTCAAGTTCAAAGCTCTGATGGAGTTGAGACTCAAGTCAAGGAAACTTCTCCCAAAGTATTTGATAAACTGCCTGAAAGAAATTTAGATACTTGGAGCGGTGGCAGAGAAACAGCAAGAGGACTTTCAGGTTCAGTAGTAAGAAACACTGTACGAAAAGATACTACTTTACGACATATCTCACCTTCTAGTCATTCAACAAAGGTTAGAGGAGATAAGCCAGAGATTTCAGGGGGTGAGAAGAAAGCTATTGTAGATAGAAGCAAGGCCTACGTAAAGCTGAAATCTTTAGGGAAAGAAGTGAGAGACGCAGGCTATGTACCAGAGACTAAGTATGTTCTTCACGacattgatgaagaagctaaagagaAAGCCTTGATGCATCATAGTGAACGGTTAGCTATTGCTTTCGGGATTATAAACACTCCTCCAGGGACGACAATAAGGGTGATGAAGAATCTGAGGATATGTGGAGATTGCCATAACTTCATAAAGATATTATCGAGTATCGAAGATAGAGAGATCATTGTAAGAGATAACAAGAGGTTCCATCATTTTAGAGATGGTAACTGCTCTTGTGGAGATTATTGGTAG